The Stratiformator vulcanicus genome has a segment encoding these proteins:
- a CDS encoding pseudouridine synthase → MPEAESRLQKVLAEAGHGSRRACEELISEGRVTVDGETVTELGTKVDADRQDVRVDGERLKLQRKKYYLLNKPTGFLCTNSDPSGRRRAIDLIDDPNARLFTVGRLDESSEGLLLVTNDGELAERLSHPRYEVVRKYRVQVAGVPDAETLKSLREGLRFSDGVFQVSYARKLKTHGKSAFIEVELTQGQNREIRRLFARSGHKVMSLQRIAFGPLKLARLPVGHYRPLRGEELKQLKEFARGCQPKKRVKRSRRPSVKRSGVKKSTENRG, encoded by the coding sequence GTGCCGGAGGCGGAGAGCCGACTGCAGAAGGTTCTCGCTGAGGCCGGGCACGGTTCGCGCCGCGCGTGCGAAGAGTTGATTTCCGAGGGACGTGTGACGGTCGACGGCGAGACGGTCACAGAGTTGGGGACGAAGGTCGATGCCGACCGGCAGGATGTTCGCGTCGACGGCGAACGGCTCAAACTTCAGCGGAAGAAATACTATCTGCTGAATAAACCGACGGGCTTCCTGTGCACGAATAGCGATCCGAGCGGGCGTCGTCGCGCGATCGATCTGATTGACGACCCGAATGCTCGGCTCTTTACGGTCGGACGTCTCGATGAGTCGAGTGAAGGATTGCTGCTCGTCACGAACGATGGCGAACTGGCCGAGCGGCTCTCGCATCCCCGATATGAAGTCGTCAGGAAGTATCGGGTCCAGGTCGCCGGGGTTCCCGACGCCGAGACGCTCAAGTCATTGCGGGAAGGTCTGCGGTTTTCTGATGGCGTGTTTCAAGTGTCGTACGCCCGGAAATTGAAGACGCACGGCAAGAGCGCATTTATCGAGGTCGAGCTCACACAGGGGCAAAATCGTGAAATTCGTCGGCTGTTCGCGCGGTCCGGCCATAAAGTGATGTCGTTGCAGCGGATCGCCTTCGGGCCGCTCAAACTCGCGCGACTTCCGGTCGGCCATTACCGCCCGCTTCGGGGTGAAGAGTTGAAACAACTCAAAGAATTCGCGCGAGGCTGCCAGCCGAAGAAGCGGGTCAAGCGAAGCCGCCGGCCGAGCGTCAAACGAAGCGGCGTTAAAAAATCGACCGAAAACCGCGGGTAA
- a CDS encoding dihydroorotate dehydrogenase electron transfer subunit, which yields MPTAGTTGSGLHPAALTEIATVVEQECLAERTYRLRLSCPEIASRITPGQFIMIRPTSGSDPLLGRPFALYDTYFEDRRPVGLDFGYVTIGKLTGLMPDWTAGQQVEVWGPLGNGFEVPQCRHLMMVAGGIGQTPFVAVSREAARVNAYGSPAREVASRPERMTLCYGARSKNYLAGLDDFNAPGLEVRLSTDDGSAGHHGFVTELSASVLDSDDPPDLVYCCGPEPMMEAVAEQCVSRNVECYLSLESPMACGFGACFSCVAKVRTDDGEWDYRRSCVEGPVFPADRLIFD from the coding sequence ATGCCGACGGCAGGCACGACCGGTTCGGGACTTCATCCCGCCGCGCTCACAGAAATCGCGACGGTCGTTGAGCAGGAGTGTCTGGCAGAGCGCACTTATCGGCTGCGGCTGTCGTGCCCGGAAATTGCGTCCCGAATTACGCCGGGGCAGTTCATTATGATCCGGCCCACGAGTGGGAGCGATCCACTGCTCGGTCGACCTTTTGCGCTCTATGATACTTACTTCGAAGACCGTCGGCCCGTGGGGCTCGATTTTGGTTACGTGACGATCGGCAAGCTCACCGGTTTGATGCCCGATTGGACTGCCGGTCAGCAGGTTGAGGTTTGGGGGCCGCTCGGGAACGGATTCGAGGTGCCGCAATGTCGCCACTTGATGATGGTGGCCGGCGGAATTGGTCAGACGCCGTTCGTTGCGGTTTCGCGTGAAGCGGCAAGAGTAAACGCTTACGGCTCGCCCGCGCGTGAGGTCGCCTCTCGCCCCGAGCGGATGACTCTGTGCTATGGGGCCCGATCGAAAAATTATCTCGCCGGTTTAGATGACTTCAACGCGCCGGGGCTTGAGGTGCGACTTTCGACCGATGACGGATCGGCAGGACATCATGGATTTGTCACGGAGCTATCGGCTTCAGTACTCGACAGCGATGACCCGCCTGATCTGGTTTATTGCTGTGGTCCCGAACCGATGATGGAGGCGGTCGCGGAGCAATGTGTGTCGCGGAACGTTGAATGCTATTTGTCTCTGGAGTCGCCGATGGCGTGCGGGTTCGGTGCCTGCTTTAGTTGCGTGGCGAAAGTTCGCACGGATGACGGCGAATGGGATTACCGTCGCAGTTGTGTCGAAGGGCCGGTCTTTCCGGCCGATCGCCTGATCTTTGATTAA
- a CDS encoding alkaline phosphatase family protein: protein MKSVVLLSIPGLRSEDIAKMPSLKSMAERGGTVPLSPTFPCVTCPVQISLSTGTPPSEHGVIANGFFWRDRGEVEMWTAWDEVIESPRLWDRLRGHDSSLTSAVWFPMLSKGTSADYVCTPAPIHNPDGSESLWCYTKPEEYYGELRDSIGHFPLMNFWGPLSSIKSSAWIVDSAIHAARKYEPRFFWIYLPHLDYAAQKYGPDSDQAAAALVELDREIAKLSEGLNETLPGDVTWLAASEYVITPVSDVQFPNRLLRELGLLSIDDQDGAEHLNPARSDAWALVDHQFAHVFVKNAEDVERIAQSIRDAGIAERVLVGSERAAVGLDHPRAGEIVLVSRSDSWFAYYWWTDDAKAPAFARTVDIHRKPGYDPVEMFIDMPSKQTPLDATLVKGSHGYPADDDSRRGVLIASSAGLIADRSSGVSDTDVAKMVLSEFGIDYSDV from the coding sequence ATGAAGTCTGTCGTTTTACTTTCCATTCCCGGCCTGCGGTCGGAAGACATCGCCAAGATGCCGTCGCTGAAGTCGATGGCAGAGCGTGGGGGCACGGTTCCGCTATCCCCGACGTTCCCCTGCGTGACCTGCCCGGTGCAGATCTCACTCTCGACTGGAACACCCCCCTCCGAGCACGGCGTGATCGCGAACGGATTTTTCTGGCGGGACCGTGGCGAAGTCGAAATGTGGACCGCGTGGGACGAGGTGATCGAGTCGCCTCGGCTTTGGGATCGGCTCCGCGGTCACGATTCGTCGCTGACTTCCGCCGTGTGGTTCCCGATGTTGTCGAAGGGAACCTCGGCTGATTACGTCTGCACGCCGGCACCGATTCATAATCCCGACGGCAGCGAGTCGCTGTGGTGCTATACGAAACCGGAGGAGTATTACGGAGAACTCCGCGATTCGATCGGTCATTTCCCGCTGATGAATTTTTGGGGACCGCTTTCGAGCATTAAATCATCCGCATGGATCGTCGACTCGGCGATTCACGCGGCGAGGAAATATGAGCCTCGTTTCTTTTGGATTTATCTACCGCATCTGGATTACGCCGCACAGAAGTACGGGCCCGATTCTGATCAAGCTGCCGCGGCACTGGTGGAACTGGATCGCGAAATCGCCAAGCTCAGTGAAGGTCTTAATGAAACGCTTCCGGGAGATGTGACATGGTTGGCCGCGAGTGAGTATGTCATCACGCCGGTCAGCGACGTGCAGTTCCCGAATCGATTGCTGCGGGAATTGGGGCTGCTGTCGATCGACGATCAAGATGGCGCGGAACACCTCAACCCGGCCCGCAGCGACGCTTGGGCACTCGTCGATCACCAGTTCGCCCATGTATTCGTGAAGAATGCGGAAGATGTCGAGCGGATTGCGCAGTCGATTCGCGATGCGGGCATCGCCGAGCGCGTGCTTGTCGGATCCGAGCGGGCGGCGGTCGGACTCGATCATCCGCGGGCGGGTGAGATCGTGCTCGTTTCCCGATCGGATTCCTGGTTCGCCTATTACTGGTGGACCGACGATGCCAAAGCCCCCGCGTTTGCGCGCACGGTCGATATTCATCGCAAGCCCGGTTACGACCCGGTGGAGATGTTTATCGATATGCCGAGCAAGCAGACGCCGCTCGACGCGACGTTGGTGAAAGGCTCGCATGGGTATCCGGCCGATGATGATTCTCGACGTGGCGTTCTGATCGCTTCGTCGGCCGGGCTAATTGCGGACCGCTCGTCGGGTGTTTCCGATACCGATGTGGCGAAAATGGTGCTGTCAGAGTTCGGGATCGATTATAGCGACGTTTGA
- a CDS encoding HEAT repeat domain-containing protein: protein MSSPLEITIEALKRSNAPRVEDALVPTLDSSRASVRDHVTDILIERNSVRGAIELIRRLENLSEYQRSQLKGSPELVNRALTQCIRYGDDNLCRNGLSIARETDKPQFIPEIVGKLSSVDDGPVRDDAIEALTSLVNGIHDRLNDPADTMPDASVGQSRLDTVNVLGQACHAERIRNPEPVIELLLALGKPSDETIAQLFGRTAAQNREIAGQLVQSSTHPGVMQLVLDYLTQKYPPAKVIEALKTRTDPEFVAHSLAWLPDQLSQREESNLAQLEQVDWLIEDRSLLASLPDELQGKIIRYAESTGLPDRERGLLTNWLVRNGSASARRSTSNQLSRMTPDEAREILVGSLESPDRDVAAWAVSELRTRRVSDAFKLLIDRLDDPSEAVRDAAREELGGFTLDYFLTVFEKMNEDACKRAGELLRKIDPDLVENLNRIICGPIRRDRIRSAFAAAKLGLLEEVRDSIATLLDDEESVVRRTAVELLGMLGDALAIEDITDMLDDPSDRVRGTAEQVLKMLGAQQPA, encoded by the coding sequence ATGTCTTCGCCGCTTGAGATCACGATCGAAGCACTGAAGCGTTCGAACGCTCCTCGCGTTGAAGATGCGCTGGTTCCGACGCTCGATTCGTCGCGAGCCTCCGTTCGCGATCATGTGACCGACATCTTGATCGAGCGTAATAGCGTTCGTGGGGCGATCGAGCTGATTCGCCGACTCGAGAACTTGAGCGAGTATCAACGGTCGCAACTCAAAGGCTCGCCTGAACTGGTTAACCGCGCTTTGACGCAATGCATCCGGTACGGGGACGACAATCTATGCCGCAACGGCTTATCGATTGCACGCGAGACCGATAAGCCGCAGTTCATTCCGGAGATTGTCGGCAAACTTAGTTCCGTCGATGACGGACCGGTGCGGGACGATGCAATCGAAGCCCTGACTTCTCTGGTCAATGGAATTCATGACCGGTTGAATGATCCGGCCGACACGATGCCGGACGCCTCGGTCGGACAGTCACGGCTCGATACCGTCAACGTACTCGGTCAGGCTTGTCACGCGGAACGCATTCGCAATCCTGAGCCGGTCATTGAATTGCTGCTCGCGCTGGGCAAGCCGAGCGACGAAACCATTGCGCAATTGTTCGGTCGCACGGCGGCGCAGAACCGCGAAATCGCCGGCCAGCTGGTGCAATCGAGTACGCACCCCGGAGTGATGCAGCTCGTCCTCGATTATTTGACGCAAAAATATCCGCCCGCCAAAGTCATTGAAGCGCTGAAGACGCGGACCGATCCGGAGTTCGTTGCCCATTCCCTCGCGTGGCTGCCCGATCAATTGAGCCAGCGTGAAGAGTCGAATTTAGCGCAGCTCGAACAGGTCGACTGGTTGATCGAAGACCGATCGTTGCTCGCATCGCTGCCGGATGAATTGCAGGGCAAAATTATCCGCTACGCCGAGTCGACCGGCTTGCCGGACCGCGAACGTGGGCTGCTGACGAATTGGCTCGTCCGCAATGGAAGCGCCTCTGCGCGGCGGAGTACGTCGAATCAGCTCAGCCGGATGACCCCCGATGAGGCGCGCGAAATATTGGTCGGCAGCCTCGAGTCGCCCGATCGAGACGTTGCGGCTTGGGCGGTCAGTGAATTACGAACCCGACGGGTGTCGGACGCCTTCAAGCTTCTCATCGATCGACTCGACGACCCGTCCGAAGCGGTCCGGGATGCGGCCCGCGAGGAACTCGGCGGCTTCACCCTCGATTACTTCCTGACCGTCTTCGAGAAGATGAATGAGGACGCGTGCAAACGGGCCGGTGAATTACTTCGCAAGATCGATCCGGACCTTGTCGAGAATTTAAATCGTATTATCTGCGGCCCGATCCGGCGTGATCGCATCCGCTCGGCCTTCGCAGCCGCAAAGCTCGGCTTGCTGGAAGAGGTCCGCGACTCAATTGCGACGCTCCTGGACGATGAAGAAAGTGTCGTCCGTCGTACCGCGGTCGAGTTGCTCGGAATGCTCGGCGACGCGCTAGCCATCGAAGACATTACGGACATGCTCGACGACCCGAGCGACCGCGTTCGCGGA